From Serratia fonticola:
AGCGGAACTCGATGGGCGTTAGATGCAGATCTTCACCGTTACGCAAGACGCTGCGGTTGATCAGATCGACGGTGATATCGGAGAAGCTGACCAACGGGCTTTCCTGTTGGCTATTGGCGTGGCGGCGAAGCGCAACCCGCACCCGAGCCAGCAGTTCACCAATGCCGAACGGCTTGCTCAGATAGTCATCGGCACCCGCATCCAGCGCGGCAATCTTGTCCTCTTCGGCATGGCGAGCGGAAAGGACAATCACCGGCATGGCGCTCCATTGGCGCAGATCGCGAATGTAGTCCAGCCCGTCGCCATCGGGTAACCCCAAATCAAGAATGATCAGATCCGGCTTGCGCGTGCCGGCCTCTATCAGCCCACGCTGCAAGGTTTCACTTTCAAACACCCGTAGCCCTTCGCTCTCCAGCGCGGTGCGCACGAAGCGACGGATCTCTTTCTCGTCTTCCACAATCAGAATGTTAGTCGGTGATGTGGTCACGGGGCCTCTACTCTTGGGTTACAAGTCAAAATCTGCTCCATCCAGTTCGGGGGGCTTTTCCAACGGCAGCATAAAGTGGAAACTGGCTCCGCCTTCGGCGCGGTTCTCCGCCCAGATGCGGCCGCCGTGTACTTCAATAATGGCACGACAAATCGCTAACCCCAAGCCGACGCCGGGGATCGCCGATTCTTTATTGCCACGGGAGAACTTGTCAAATATCAGTTGGGTCTGTTCCTCCGGGATGCCGGGGCCATTATCCCAAACCTCCACTTCCAGCCAGTCTTTAACTGCGTGGGCGCGGATCCCGATGATAGCATCGGCACCGGCATATTTATTGGCATTTTCCACCAGGTTGGTGAATACCCGCTCTAACAGGCTGCCATCACAGTTGATCAACACCATCTCTGGCGGCAACTCCACCTTAATTTCGTGTAATACCAGCAGCGGTTCCAGCATATGCAGCGAGGCACCGACGATCTCTTCCAGCGATTGCCACTCTTTACGCAGGTTAAAACCACCGGACTGAATGCGCGCCATATCCAGCAGATTGTTTACCAGGCGGGTGGTACTGAGCACCTGCTGGCGGATTTGGCTGGCCTGTGGGGCGTGGCTGGAGCCTTCGGTGGCCAGATCCAGCGTTAGGATCTCGGCCTGACCAAACAGCACGGTAAGCGGAGTACGCAGATCGTGAGAAAGGGCGGCCAGCAGCGAGTTACGTAGCTGTTCGCGTTCGGCATCCAGCTTGGCTTCTTCGGCGCTGCGGGCCAGATGCAGGCGCTCCAGCGCGCTGGCGATCAGCACCGCAAAGGTCTGTAACAGGCGCTGTTGCTCTGGCACCATCAGCTGACGCAGGTTGTTCGGTTCAATCGCCAGCAGGCCAAAGGTCTGTTTGGAGGTGCTGAGCGGCAGCAGTTGGTACGGCACACCGGGCAGGGTGTCGGTACCGGCCCCGGCGGGTAAGCCTTTGCCATAGCTCCAGCGGGCGATGGCTTCATCCACCGACAGCAAGCCACCTTCTTCACCCACCATCTGTTGCAGGGAGCCATCTTCCTGCGGCAGCAGCAGCACGGTTTTGGCCTGGAAGCTGCTGGAGATAAAATGACGGCTGGTTTTGGCAATATCTTCTCTGCTCAACGCTTGGCTGAGCCCACGAGACATCTCATATAAATGGCGCGCCCGTTGTTCGCGATAGCGTGCCACCCGGGCCTGATAACGCACCCCGGCGGTCAGATTACCAATGGTGATACCGACGATCAGCATCACGGCAAAGGTCAGCAGGTATTGCATATCACTGACGGCGAACGACCATTCGGGCTGTACGAAGAACAGATCGAAGCTGGCGACGTTGATCACCGCGGCCAGCACCGAAGGCCAACGGCCAAAGAACAGGGCGACAAGTGCCACGCCCAACAGATAAACCATCACCAGGTTAGCCGAATCAATGCCCGGCAGTAGCCATTGCGACAGCAGCGTGATGATGGCACATAAAATGACGGCAACGGCGCAGCCCCGCAGCTGGAATCGCCATTTTTCGCTAAAGGTGCGGTTATCATGCTCTTTGGCCTGCGGCTGCGGCGTATCGTTTTCCAGCGCTACAATCACCAGGTCGAGATCCGGCCCAAGCTGGCCAAGGCGATCGGCAAAGCTGCCGCGCAGCTTCCAGCGCTGTTCGCCACGGCGGCCAATAATGATTTTGCCCAGGTTATGTTCCCGGGCATAGCGCAGTACCGCACGTTCTTCAGAAGGATCGGAAAGGGTGGCGGTTTCAGCCCCTAATTCTTGCGCCAGCCGCAAGGCCCGCAGAATGGCTCGCCGTTGGTTTTCCGGCAGACGGTGCAGCTTGGGGGTTTCGACATACACGGCATGCCAGTGGCAACCGAGGCGCGCCGCGAGCCTTGCTGCGATGCGCACCAGTTTTTCGCTACCGCTGTTATGGCCGACGCACAGCAGGATGCTGTCTCGGGTGTGCCAGACTTTTTCACGCCCCTGGTTATCGCGGAAGGCCCGCATCTGATCGTCAACGCGGTCGGCGGTGCGGCGTAGTGCCAGCTCACGTAGAGCGATCAGGTTACCTTTACGGAAGAAATGCTCGATGGCGCGTTCGGCCTGGCCTGGGATATAGACCTTACCTTCGTTGAGCCGCTGACGCAGATCGTCTGGGGGCAAGTCCACCAACACCACTTCGGTGGCCTCGTCAAACACGTGGTCAGGCACGGTTTCCCTGACCCGCACCCCGGTGATACCGCCGACAACGTCGTTCAGGCTTTCCAGATGCTGGACGTTAACCGTGGTCAGCACATCGATACCGGCATCCAGCAGTTCGTCTACATCCTGCCAACGTTTGGGATGGCGTGAACCCTGGGCGTTACTGTGTGCCAGCTCATCCATCAGGATCAGGGCCGGGTGGCGTGCTAAAGCGGCATCGAGATCGAATTCCTGCACCTGGCGGCCACGATGTTGGATGCGTTTTGCTGGCAGGATCGACAGCCCTTGCAGCAACGCCGCCGTTTCCTGGCGGCCATGGGTTTCCACCACGCCAATCAGCACGTCTAGCCCCTGTGCTCGTTGCCGCTGAGCCTCCTGCAACATGGCATAGGTTTTACCTACCCCGGCGCAGGCCCCGAAGAAGACCTTCAGTTTTCCGCGTGGCTTTTCATTGGCTAACGCCAGCAGGCTGTCTGGATCGGGGCGTTGCAGTTCGTCATCCACCATCAAATTTCCTTGTCGGTCTTAACCTGATTGCTGCACCTAATCGTGTTACAGGTGGAAGTCATGCAGATCACCGACACGCCGTGAACCCGTCCATGGGGGCTCGAATCGCGCATCCTTGCGCTCAACGGTCGGTTAACCTGCATGACTTCCACCTGCCTCAAGCTTTTGGTGTCGCGGTATTAAACACGGCTAGTTAGCCTTATTTCAACGCATCCAGCGCCATATTCAGCTTCAGCACGTTGACCACCGATTCCCCCATAAAATTGGGCGTGGCGCGCTCGGTATTTTCATCAATCAGCTTGGCAATTTGTTCCTGTGGCAACTGACGAGCGTTGGCGACACGCGCTAACTGGTACTTGGCGGCGGCCAGCGAAATCTGCGGATCCAGGCCACTGCCGGAAGCGGTCAGCAGGTCGACCGGGATCGGCCCGCTCATCGCCGGATTCGCCTGGCGCAGCTGCGTTGCCCGCTCACCGATTGCTTTATCCAGCGCCGGGTTGGTGGCGGCCAGATTACTGCCGCCGGATGCCATCGCATTATAGGCCGAATCGCTGGTGGCAGAAGGGCGCCCCCAGAAATAACCCGGTTGGGTAAAATGCTGGCCAATCAACGCCGAGCCGACCGCTTTATCCCCTTGATAGAGCAACGAGCCATTGGCCGTCCCGCTGAACAGCAACTGTGACAGCCCAGTGGTGAGTAATGGATAAGCAATACCGGTGATCGCCGTCAGCAGGATCAGCATAACTAAAGAAGGACGTAAATAAGACATCATGAATTCCTTATTTTCTTAGCCGGCCATATTCAGCGCGGTCAGCAGCAGGTCGATCAGCTTGATACCTACGAACGGTACCAGCAGGCCACCCACACCATACAGCCACAGGTTACGACGCAGCAGTGCGGCGGCGCTCATTGCCTTATAGCTCACCCCTTTCAACGCCAGCGGGATCAGGAAGACGATCACCAGAGCGTTGAAGATCACCGCCGACATAATCGCCGAGGCGGGGGAGTGCAGTTGCATTACGTTCAGCGCATTCAACTGCGGATAGGTTGCCGCGAAGGCCGCCGGGATAATGGCAAAGTACTTCGCCACATCGTTGGCGATACTGAAGGTGGTCAATGAACCGCGCGTCATCAGCATCTGCTTGCCGATATGCACCACTTCGATCAGCTTGGTCGGGTTGGAGTCCAGATCGACCATGTTGCCCGCTTCCTTGGCTGCCTGCGTCCCCGAGTTCATGGCAACTGCCACGTCGGCCTGCGCCAGTGCTGGGGCGTCGTTGGTGCCGTCGCCGGTCATCGCGACCAGGCGTCCTTCCGCCTGATACTGACGGATCAGCGCCAGTTTGGCCTCTGGTGTGGCTTCCGACAGGAAGTCATCCACGCCGGCTTCGGCTGCAATGGCGGCGGCGGTCAGGCGGTTATCCCCGGTGATCATCACCGTCTTGATGCCCATCTTGCGCAGTTCGGCAAAGCGTTCTTTAATCCCGCCTTTGACGATGTCTTTCAGCGCCACTACCCCCAGCACGCGTGGCCCTTCGGCGACCACCAACGGCGTACCGCCGGTACGAGCGACGCTTTCCACCAACTCGTCCACCGCTCGTGGGAAGTGGCCATTGTTGGATTCGACGTGGCGGCGAATGGCGTCCACCGCCCCTTTACGGATCATCCGGTCCTGCACGTTGACACCGCTCATGCGGGTTTGCGCAGAGAAAGGCACGAAGGTGGCGTTCAACGCCTGCAAATCGCGTTCGCGCAGATTGAAGCGCTGCTTGGCCAGCACCACGATACTGCGGCCTTCCGGCGTTTCATCGGCTAACGAAGAGAGTTGGGCGGCATCGGCCAGCTCTTGCTCTTTTACCCCGGGTGCCGGCAGGAATTCTGATGCCTGACGGTTACCGAGGGTGATGGTACCGGTCTTGTCCAACAGCAATACGTCAACATCACCGGCGGCCTCAACGGCGCGCCCGCTGGTGGCGATCACGTTGGCACCCAGCATACGGCTCATCCCGGCGACGCCGATAGCGGACAACAGCCCACCGATGGTGGTCGGGATCAGGCAGACCAGCAAGGCAACCAACACGGTGATCGACACTATGCTGCCGCTGCCTGCGGCTTCCACACTGTATTGCGAGTAAGGGAACAGGGTAGCGGTCGCCAGTACAAACACGATAGTCAATGCCACCAGCAAAATGGTCAGTGCCACTTCATTTGGGGTTTTACGGCGTTTGGCACCTTCGACCATAGCGATCATGCGATCGAGGAAGGTTTCGCCCGGGTTGACGCTACACTGCACCACCAGCCAGTCGGACAGGATACGCGTCCCGCCGGTCACGGAGGAGAAGTCACCGCCGGATTCACGGATCACTGGTGCAGATTCACCGGTGATGGCGCTTTCATCGACCGAGGCACCGCCTTCCAGCACTTCGCCATCGCAAGGAATGGTGTCACCGGCTTCCACTAGCACGATATCCCCTTTACGCAGGCTCTCGGCCGAGACTTGCTCGGTGGCGCCATCACGCTTCGGCGTGGCGAGTTTCTTCGCCCAACTGGTTTTCTTGGTGCCCTTCAGGCTTTCTGCCTGAGCTTTGCTGCGTCCTTCCGCCAGCGCTTCGGCAAAGTTGGCGAACAGTACGGTAAACCACAGCCACATAGCGATGCTGCCGGTAAAGGCCGCGCTACCTTCAGCGTTGCCTGAAAGCACCGCCAGCCAAATGACCGAAGTCAGGATACTGCCGAGGTACACCACGAACATCACCGGGTTACGCCACTGAACGCGTGGGTCCAGCTTTTTCACCGCATCGATCAGCGCGGTACGCATCAGTGCCGGTTCAAACAGTGCGCGTTGTTTGCGAGTCATCTTGTTCTTCTCTCTGTTATGACTGTTAATTGGCCAACCACAGTTGTAAATGTTCGGCTACCGGGCCTAGTGCCAGTGCAGGAACGAATGTCAAGGCACCGACGAGCAGGATGGTACCGACCAGCAGGCCGATAAACAGTGGCCCGTAGGTTGGCAGCGTGCCGTTCCCCGCCGGTTGGCGTTTTTTGACACACAGCGAACCCGCAATGGCCAGCACCGGTAGGATCACCCCGAAACGGCCAACAAACATCGCCAAGGCCAGCAGCAGGTTGTAGAACGGCGTGTTGACGCTCAGGCCAGCAAAGGCGCTACCGTTGTTGTTGGCTGCCGAAGAGAAGGCATACAGCACTTCACTGAAGCCATGCGCCCCTGGGTTGAGGATGCCAGCACGGCCAGCGTCGGTAGCAATCGCCAACGCGGTGCCCAGCAGTACCAAGGTTGGCGTCACCAGGATTGCCAGCGCGGTCATCTTCATGTCATAAACATCGATCTTCTTGCCGAGATATTCCGGCGTGCGGCCAATCATCAGCCCGGCGATAAATACCGTCAGCAGTACGAACAGCAGCATGCCGTACAGGCCGGAACCGACGCCGCCGAACACCACTTCGCCAATCTGCATCAGCCACATCGGCACCATGCCACCCAGCGCGGTAAAGGAATCATGCATGGCGTTGACGGCACCGCAGGAGGCCGCAGTGGTTACCACCGAGAACATGCTGCTAGCGAGAATGCCAAAGCGGGACTCTTTACCTTCCATATTGATGTTGCTGCTACTGCCAAGCGCGCTCAGATGCGGGTTGCCAGCCAGTTCAGCATTCATCACCACGATCACCGCAACGATAAAGATCAGCGCCATGGCCCAGATCAGCGCGTGACCCTGACGGTTTTCACCGGCGACCTGACCAAAGGCGAAGCACAGGGCGCAAGGGATCAGGAAGATCGCCAGCATCTGTACAAAGTTGGTCAATACGGTCGGGTTTTCAAACGGATGCGCCGAGTTGGCACCGAAGAAGCCGCCACCGTTGGTGCCGAGCATCTTGATTGCTTCCTGCGAGGCCACTGGCCCCATCGGCAAGGTCTGCTGTGCCCCTTCCAGCGTGGTCACATGCAGGTAAGGCAGAAAGTTCTGCAATGTCCCCTGGCTGACGAAGAACAGCGCGATCAGCAGCGACAGCGGCAACAGCACATACAGGGTAATGCGCAGAATATCGATCCAGGCGTTACCGATGGTGGCGCTGGAACGGCGGGCAAAGGCCCGGATCAGGGCAAAGGCAACGGCGATACCGGTGGCGGCAGACAGGAAGTTCTGTACCGTCAATCCGGCCATCTGGCTGAGATAGCTGAGGGTGTTTTCCCCACTGTAGGCCTGCCAGTTGGTATTGGTGACGAAGCTGACGGCGGTATTGAACGCCAGATCCCAAGATAAACCGGGGAACCCTTGCGGGTTGAGCGGTAAGGAACCCTGTGCCATCAGCAGCACCAACAGCAGCACCAAACCGAGGATATTGAACCATAGGATCGCCAGTGCGTATTGCCACCAGGTCATCTCGGCGGTGTCATTACCGCAGCAACGCCAGACGGCTGCTTCCACATGGCGCAGCACCGGTAGTGGCTCTCCCTCGATCAGGCGAGCTATAAAGCTGCCCAGGGGACGAGCCAGCACCAGAAGCACCAGCACAAAGCTGGCGATCAACAAGAAGGCTGAAGCTGCCATCAGAAGTCCTCCGCATTAAACAGGGCATAAACCAGATAGCCCAACAGCAGCAGGACCAACAGCGCACCACCAATAACGCTGAAACTCACGGGACACCTCCAGAGGTGTTGTTTTTGATAGCCTGAGTGTAGGGAGGGCAGTAGAAAGAAGATGAAAAAATAGCGGGGCCGGGTGTAAAAAAAGTATAAAAATGATTGAAATATAGACAGAAAACGTATGGTTTATCAGTTAAGGCTATCAGTCGCCCCTCACTCCTGCCCTCTCCCACAGGGAGCTGTCTCTTATACACAACTCGGCATCTTACTGTTTTTTATGGGAATTATTTCAAGCGCATCAATAGGGCGCTCGGAAAAATTCTCTTTAAAATCAGCCTGCTATGTTTCTCAAATTACGGTCATTTGACCGCAACTTGAGATGTGTATAAGAGACAGCACAGGGAGAGGGAGCTGCCCGGTGTTTTTGATGAGGTTGTGCTGCTTCGGTAAGTGTGGAGTAAGTAAAACGAAAGTCAGGGTGTTACGCAGAAAATTCAGCGGACTCGATCGGTTCCCTCTCCCTTTGGGAGAGGGTTAGGGTGAGGGGCGTTACAGGTATTTCCTAGCTTAACGCTGGCAATAACCACAATGTAACCAATGTTAAGTTAGTTATTAACCTTGATGTAACAAAATTACGTTGTGGAGGCCTTTTTTGTGCTCTTTTTGCGCATTTTAGTGGTCGGATGAGTTGTAAAATTACACCATGTGCGGTAATATTTTGCTCAGTTTCCAATTGGCCATCATTTATCGTTTCGCATTGCGTCGGGTCCTGACAACCTGGCGCGGATGTTTTTAAGGAGGTTCGTATGTCTAACTACCAAGCCTATCCGTTGCATCGGGTCCTCCTGCGCCGTAGCGCAGTGATTCTGGTCGGTGTTCTTGCTTTGCCGGTGATGCTGTTCCGTGCCGATCGCGCACGTTTTTACAGCTATTTACACCGCGTCTGGACAAAAACCAGCAATAAACCGGTCTGGCTGCAACAGGCAGAAACGGCGTCCTGCGATTTTTATTAATCCTGGCCCGTCGCACTACGACGAACCCTCGCCCCTCTGGCGGGGGTTTTTGCGTT
This genomic window contains:
- the kdpE gene encoding two-component system response regulator KdpE, which translates into the protein MTTSPTNILIVEDEKEIRRFVRTALESEGLRVFESETLQRGLIEAGTRKPDLIILDLGLPDGDGLDYIRDLRQWSAMPVIVLSARHAEEDKIAALDAGADDYLSKPFGIGELLARVRVALRRHANSQQESPLVSFSDITVDLINRSVLRNGEDLHLTPIEFRLLSELLANSGKVITQRQLLSHVWGPNYVEHSHYLRIYMGHLRQKLETDPARPRHLLTETGVGYRFMP
- the kdpD gene encoding two-component system sensor histidine kinase KdpD, which produces MVDDELQRPDPDSLLALANEKPRGKLKVFFGACAGVGKTYAMLQEAQRQRAQGLDVLIGVVETHGRQETAALLQGLSILPAKRIQHRGRQVQEFDLDAALARHPALILMDELAHSNAQGSRHPKRWQDVDELLDAGIDVLTTVNVQHLESLNDVVGGITGVRVRETVPDHVFDEATEVVLVDLPPDDLRQRLNEGKVYIPGQAERAIEHFFRKGNLIALRELALRRTADRVDDQMRAFRDNQGREKVWHTRDSILLCVGHNSGSEKLVRIAARLAARLGCHWHAVYVETPKLHRLPENQRRAILRALRLAQELGAETATLSDPSEERAVLRYAREHNLGKIIIGRRGEQRWKLRGSFADRLGQLGPDLDLVIVALENDTPQPQAKEHDNRTFSEKWRFQLRGCAVAVILCAIITLLSQWLLPGIDSANLVMVYLLGVALVALFFGRWPSVLAAVINVASFDLFFVQPEWSFAVSDMQYLLTFAVMLIVGITIGNLTAGVRYQARVARYREQRARHLYEMSRGLSQALSREDIAKTSRHFISSSFQAKTVLLLPQEDGSLQQMVGEEGGLLSVDEAIARWSYGKGLPAGAGTDTLPGVPYQLLPLSTSKQTFGLLAIEPNNLRQLMVPEQQRLLQTFAVLIASALERLHLARSAEEAKLDAEREQLRNSLLAALSHDLRTPLTVLFGQAEILTLDLATEGSSHAPQASQIRQQVLSTTRLVNNLLDMARIQSGGFNLRKEWQSLEEIVGASLHMLEPLLVLHEIKVELPPEMVLINCDGSLLERVFTNLVENANKYAGADAIIGIRAHAVKDWLEVEVWDNGPGIPEEQTQLIFDKFSRGNKESAIPGVGLGLAICRAIIEVHGGRIWAENRAEGGASFHFMLPLEKPPELDGADFDL
- the kdpC gene encoding potassium-transporting ATPase subunit KdpC is translated as MSYLRPSLVMLILLTAITGIAYPLLTTGLSQLLFSGTANGSLLYQGDKAVGSALIGQHFTQPGYFWGRPSATSDSAYNAMASGGSNLAATNPALDKAIGERATQLRQANPAMSGPIPVDLLTASGSGLDPQISLAAAKYQLARVANARQLPQEQIAKLIDENTERATPNFMGESVVNVLKLNMALDALK
- the kdpB gene encoding potassium-transporting ATPase subunit KdpB; translated protein: MTRKQRALFEPALMRTALIDAVKKLDPRVQWRNPVMFVVYLGSILTSVIWLAVLSGNAEGSAAFTGSIAMWLWFTVLFANFAEALAEGRSKAQAESLKGTKKTSWAKKLATPKRDGATEQVSAESLRKGDIVLVEAGDTIPCDGEVLEGGASVDESAITGESAPVIRESGGDFSSVTGGTRILSDWLVVQCSVNPGETFLDRMIAMVEGAKRRKTPNEVALTILLVALTIVFVLATATLFPYSQYSVEAAGSGSIVSITVLVALLVCLIPTTIGGLLSAIGVAGMSRMLGANVIATSGRAVEAAGDVDVLLLDKTGTITLGNRQASEFLPAPGVKEQELADAAQLSSLADETPEGRSIVVLAKQRFNLRERDLQALNATFVPFSAQTRMSGVNVQDRMIRKGAVDAIRRHVESNNGHFPRAVDELVESVARTGGTPLVVAEGPRVLGVVALKDIVKGGIKERFAELRKMGIKTVMITGDNRLTAAAIAAEAGVDDFLSEATPEAKLALIRQYQAEGRLVAMTGDGTNDAPALAQADVAVAMNSGTQAAKEAGNMVDLDSNPTKLIEVVHIGKQMLMTRGSLTTFSIANDVAKYFAIIPAAFAATYPQLNALNVMQLHSPASAIMSAVIFNALVIVFLIPLALKGVSYKAMSAAALLRRNLWLYGVGGLLVPFVGIKLIDLLLTALNMAG
- the kdpA gene encoding potassium-transporting ATPase subunit KdpA is translated as MAASAFLLIASFVLVLLVLARPLGSFIARLIEGEPLPVLRHVEAAVWRCCGNDTAEMTWWQYALAILWFNILGLVLLLVLLMAQGSLPLNPQGFPGLSWDLAFNTAVSFVTNTNWQAYSGENTLSYLSQMAGLTVQNFLSAATGIAVAFALIRAFARRSSATIGNAWIDILRITLYVLLPLSLLIALFFVSQGTLQNFLPYLHVTTLEGAQQTLPMGPVASQEAIKMLGTNGGGFFGANSAHPFENPTVLTNFVQMLAIFLIPCALCFAFGQVAGENRQGHALIWAMALIFIVAVIVVMNAELAGNPHLSALGSSSNINMEGKESRFGILASSMFSVVTTAASCGAVNAMHDSFTALGGMVPMWLMQIGEVVFGGVGSGLYGMLLFVLLTVFIAGLMIGRTPEYLGKKIDVYDMKMTALAILVTPTLVLLGTALAIATDAGRAGILNPGAHGFSEVLYAFSSAANNNGSAFAGLSVNTPFYNLLLALAMFVGRFGVILPVLAIAGSLCVKKRQPAGNGTLPTYGPLFIGLLVGTILLVGALTFVPALALGPVAEHLQLWLAN
- a CDS encoding K(+)-transporting ATPase subunit F codes for the protein MSFSVIGGALLVLLLLGYLVYALFNAEDF
- a CDS encoding YbfA family protein, yielding MSNYQAYPLHRVLLRRSAVILVGVLALPVMLFRADRARFYSYLHRVWTKTSNKPVWLQQAETASCDFY